The proteins below come from a single Mycobacteriales bacterium genomic window:
- a CDS encoding malate dehydrogenase gives MPSPVHVTVTGAAGQIGYALLFRIAAGGLLGPQTPVHLRLLEIEPALKAAEGTAMELDDCAFPLLSGIDITADARQAFDGTNVALLVGARPRTAGMERGDLLSANGGIFRPQGEALNAGAADDIRVLVVGNPANTNALIAASHAPDVPGDRFTAMTRLDHNRALSQLAKKTGTSVNDIAKLTIWGNHSATQYPDWSKATIGGRPAEEVVGDRGWLENTFIPTVAKRGAAIIEARGSSSAASAANAAVDHVHSWVNGTPAGDWTSAAIMSDGSYGVPEGIVSSFPCTSEGGEWKIVQGLEIDEFSRTKIDASVAELVEERDAVRGLGLV, from the coding sequence ATGCCCAGCCCCGTTCACGTCACCGTCACCGGTGCGGCCGGCCAGATCGGCTACGCGCTGCTGTTCCGGATCGCTGCGGGTGGGCTGCTCGGCCCGCAGACCCCGGTCCACCTGCGCCTGCTCGAGATCGAGCCGGCGCTGAAAGCGGCCGAGGGCACCGCGATGGAGCTGGACGACTGCGCGTTCCCGCTGCTGTCCGGCATCGACATCACCGCCGATGCGCGGCAGGCCTTCGACGGCACCAACGTCGCACTGCTCGTCGGTGCCCGGCCGCGCACCGCCGGCATGGAGCGCGGTGACCTGCTGTCGGCCAACGGCGGGATCTTCCGGCCTCAGGGAGAGGCCCTCAACGCCGGCGCGGCCGACGACATCCGGGTCCTGGTCGTCGGTAATCCGGCCAACACCAACGCGCTCATCGCTGCATCGCACGCGCCCGACGTCCCGGGCGACCGCTTCACCGCGATGACCCGGCTGGACCACAACAGGGCGCTCTCGCAGCTGGCCAAGAAGACCGGCACGAGCGTCAACGACATCGCGAAGCTGACGATCTGGGGCAACCACTCCGCGACGCAGTACCCCGACTGGAGCAAGGCCACGATCGGCGGCCGTCCCGCCGAGGAGGTCGTCGGCGACCGCGGGTGGCTGGAGAACACCTTCATCCCGACCGTGGCCAAGCGTGGCGCCGCCATCATCGAGGCGCGCGGGTCGAGCTCGGCAGCGTCGGCCGCCAACGCCGCGGTCGATCACGTCCACAGCTGGGTCAACGGCACGCCTGCGGGCGACTGGACCTCTGCGGCGATCATGTCCGACGGCAGCTACGGCGTGCCCGAGGGCATCGTCTCGAGCTTTCCCTGCACCAGCGAGGGCGGCGAGTGGAAGATTGTGCAGGGCCTGGAGATCGACGAGTTCTCCCGTACGAAGATCGATGCCTCCGTCGCCGAGCTCGTCGAGGAGCGCGACGCGGTGCGCGGGCTGGGCCTCGTCTAG
- a CDS encoding DUF3017 domain-containing protein, giving the protein MVLALAGLGLLLAAVQDWQVGAFTLSLALLLAAGLRLTLPVRSAGWLAVRGRGVDSAVLLGLGFALAVLANTIPRP; this is encoded by the coding sequence GTGGTGCTCGCGCTGGCCGGGCTCGGGCTGCTGCTGGCCGCGGTTCAGGACTGGCAGGTGGGCGCGTTCACGCTCTCGCTGGCACTCCTGCTCGCCGCCGGCCTGCGATTGACCCTGCCGGTCCGCTCGGCAGGGTGGCTCGCGGTGCGCGGTCGCGGCGTCGACAGCGCAGTGCTGCTCGGCCTCGGCTTCGCCCTGGCGGTGCTGGCCAACACCATTCCGAGGCCCTGA
- a CDS encoding FHA domain-containing protein, protein MQTPHLRLEDSGETFALAAEVTTVGRGPGVDIALDDLSVSRLHAEIVRRGGHFYVSDLGLSVNGTRINGRPVGRRVLLDGDVLAFGACRTRVAGLTAGGADDTVEMRRMSAPELTRRECEVLTSLCRPALQQEAFVAPATARDIAGELVVTEAAVKQHLLRLYVKFRIPEGVNRRARLANEVISSGIVRPLPVDVEESVRRAG, encoded by the coding sequence GTGCAGACGCCCCACCTCCGGCTCGAGGACAGCGGTGAGACGTTCGCGCTGGCTGCCGAGGTCACGACGGTCGGGCGTGGACCAGGTGTGGACATCGCCCTCGACGACCTGAGCGTCTCGCGGCTGCACGCCGAGATCGTCCGGCGGGGCGGGCACTTCTACGTCAGCGACCTCGGGCTTTCGGTCAACGGCACCCGGATCAACGGCCGGCCGGTGGGACGCCGGGTGCTGCTGGACGGGGACGTGCTGGCCTTCGGTGCCTGCCGCACCCGGGTGGCCGGACTCACCGCGGGGGGCGCCGACGACACGGTGGAGATGCGCCGCATGTCGGCGCCGGAGCTCACCCGCCGCGAGTGCGAGGTGCTGACCTCGCTGTGCCGACCGGCACTGCAGCAGGAGGCCTTCGTGGCTCCGGCCACTGCCCGCGACATCGCCGGAGAGCTGGTCGTGACGGAGGCGGCTGTCAAGCAGCACCTGCTGCGGCTGTACGTAAAGTTCCGGATCCCGGAGGGCGTGAATCGGCGAGCCCGGCTGGCCAACGAGGTCATCAGCTCCGGGATCGTGCGGCCGCTGCCGGTCGATGTCGAGGAGTCGGTCCGGCGGGCCGGCTAG
- a CDS encoding tetrahydrofolate dehydrogenase/cyclohydrolase catalytic domain-containing protein, translating to MTARLLPGAPVAEAVLADLRPRIARLVAAGHQPGLGTILVGGDSASGGYVNMKMAKAAELGMTSPHVQLPDDATQADVVAAIRSMNDDPAVDAMLVQHPTPKQIDFEAALLEMDPDKDVDGLHPVNIGRLALGMAGPVPCTPAGIEALLAHHGIPVAGQEVCVLGRGTTLGRPLALLLTQKRPTANAAVTVVHTGVPDWERYTRRAAIVVAAVGVPGILRPEHITPGATVVGGGVRYEGRRLLPDVDEACNEVAGAITPRVGGVGPTTVAMLFKNCVEAAERRAES from the coding sequence GTGACTGCCCGCCTGCTGCCCGGAGCCCCTGTCGCGGAGGCCGTGCTGGCCGACCTGCGGCCCCGCATCGCCCGCCTCGTTGCGGCCGGTCACCAGCCGGGGCTCGGCACGATCCTGGTCGGCGGGGACAGTGCCAGCGGCGGCTACGTGAACATGAAGATGGCCAAGGCCGCCGAGCTCGGCATGACCAGCCCCCACGTCCAGCTGCCCGATGACGCCACGCAGGCAGACGTGGTCGCCGCGATTCGCTCGATGAACGACGATCCGGCGGTCGACGCGATGCTGGTGCAGCACCCGACGCCGAAGCAGATCGACTTCGAGGCAGCCCTTCTCGAGATGGACCCCGACAAGGACGTCGACGGGCTGCACCCGGTCAACATCGGTCGGCTGGCCCTCGGGATGGCCGGCCCCGTCCCGTGCACGCCTGCGGGGATCGAGGCGCTGCTCGCCCACCATGGCATCCCGGTGGCCGGACAGGAGGTCTGCGTCCTGGGCCGCGGCACCACCCTCGGGCGCCCGCTCGCGCTGCTGCTCACGCAGAAGCGGCCGACGGCGAACGCCGCCGTGACCGTGGTGCACACCGGGGTGCCGGACTGGGAGCGCTACACCCGCCGCGCGGCGATCGTCGTGGCCGCCGTGGGCGTGCCCGGGATTCTGCGGCCCGAGCACATCACCCCCGGTGCGACCGTTGTCGGCGGCGGGGTCCGCTACGAGGGCAGGCGGCTGCTCCCCGACGTCGATGAGGCCTGCAACGAGGTGGCCGGCGCGATCACGCCGCGGGTCGGCGGTGTCGGCCCGACGACGGTGGCGATGTTGTTCAAGAACTGCGTCGAGGCTGCGGAGCGTCGGGCGGAGAGCTAG
- a CDS encoding GNAT family N-acetyltransferase, with translation MTAPYRLDELTHRGWPALESVEVDGWLVRLAQGVTQRANSVLPLRAPRDLSAAVEEVERIYRQRGLTPTFQISPAAQPAGLDDLLADRGYAVRTPTVIQVADVSTALRRLLTSAVAASVETAPDEDWMRLWWSIDGRGGAQARAVASRLLTGGPALYGSIRDSTGVTAVARLALVEEWAGVFCMAVRPDARRRGYGRAVLRTLLEQAASHGATRAWLQVLDGNHGARALYGDAGFAAASSYHYRSASSP, from the coding sequence GTGACTGCCCCGTACCGTCTGGACGAACTCACGCACCGTGGCTGGCCTGCTCTGGAGAGCGTCGAGGTGGACGGCTGGCTGGTCCGTCTGGCGCAGGGTGTCACGCAACGCGCCAATTCGGTTCTCCCGCTCCGGGCGCCACGCGACCTGAGCGCCGCTGTCGAGGAAGTGGAGCGGATCTACCGACAACGCGGCCTGACGCCGACCTTCCAGATCAGCCCTGCCGCGCAGCCGGCCGGCCTTGACGATCTTCTTGCCGACCGCGGTTACGCGGTGCGTACGCCCACCGTGATCCAGGTCGCCGACGTCAGCACCGCTCTGCGCCGGCTCCTCACGTCGGCGGTGGCCGCCTCGGTCGAGACGGCGCCCGACGAGGACTGGATGCGGCTCTGGTGGTCGATCGACGGCCGCGGTGGTGCCCAGGCACGCGCCGTTGCGTCCAGGCTGCTCACCGGCGGACCTGCCCTCTACGGATCGATCCGGGACAGCACCGGCGTGACGGCGGTTGCCCGACTGGCCCTGGTCGAGGAGTGGGCGGGTGTCTTCTGCATGGCCGTGCGCCCGGACGCCCGCCGCCGCGGCTACGGGCGCGCCGTGCTGCGCACCCTGCTCGAGCAGGCAGCGAGCCACGGAGCCACCCGCGCCTGGCTGCAGGTACTCGACGGCAACCACGGGGCCCGAGCGCTCTACGGCGACGCCGGCTTCGCCGCCGCGTCCAGCTACCACTACCGCAGCGCGTCGTCGCCCTGA
- a CDS encoding FMN-binding negative transcriptional regulator yields MLIHPCDAALDEREWRAWLGEGRDFGQLVTSDTDGWPLVVPTHFVLQGEQQVLVHLARSNPMWAALQADSRVLLAVLDDYAYVPTGWRAAPDVPPEHGVPTSYYAAVQLRCRAEIVDDPVGKADLLRRQLEHFQPDRDFADISVDSEPYGRMLAGIRALRLHVVDVRAKYKFDDHKPARHRRDVARRLQQRALGRDRGAADQQLRRLQQSLQARGPA; encoded by the coding sequence ATGTTGATCCATCCCTGTGACGCGGCGCTGGACGAGCGCGAGTGGCGGGCATGGCTGGGTGAAGGACGTGACTTCGGCCAGCTGGTCACCAGCGACACGGACGGCTGGCCGCTGGTGGTGCCGACCCACTTCGTCCTCCAGGGCGAGCAGCAGGTGCTGGTGCATCTGGCTCGCTCGAACCCGATGTGGGCGGCGCTGCAAGCGGATTCCCGTGTCCTGCTGGCCGTGCTGGATGACTACGCCTATGTCCCGACCGGCTGGCGTGCTGCGCCTGACGTCCCGCCCGAGCACGGCGTCCCGACGAGCTACTACGCCGCCGTGCAGCTGAGGTGCCGGGCCGAGATCGTGGATGACCCCGTGGGCAAGGCCGACCTGCTGAGGCGGCAGCTGGAGCACTTCCAGCCCGACCGGGACTTCGCCGACATCTCCGTCGACAGCGAGCCGTACGGCCGCATGCTCGCGGGCATCCGGGCTCTGCGCTTGCACGTGGTCGACGTACGGGCGAAGTACAAGTTCGACGACCACAAGCCCGCCCGACACCGGCGCGACGTCGCCCGGCGCCTGCAGCAGCGCGCGCTGGGCCGTGACCGGGGGGCCGCCGACCAGCAGCTGCGCCGGCTGCAGCAGTCCCTGCAGGCACGCGGACCGGCGTGA
- a CDS encoding PIN domain-containing protein — MNLYLLDASAFHRLGRSAQVAAAVEEWNARAVPAACSPMRLEICYSARSESEHARLAGILEAFIPLDTTPDVTRRAEELQRRLFAAGAGRAAGAVDLLLAATALEYRAVLLHYDQDFDLCQEVEPALLSQWVVPRRISVRSAGSR; from the coding sequence GTGAACCTCTACCTCCTCGACGCCTCCGCGTTCCATCGGCTTGGACGCAGCGCGCAGGTCGCCGCGGCGGTCGAGGAGTGGAACGCCAGGGCGGTTCCGGCGGCGTGCTCGCCGATGCGACTGGAAATCTGCTACTCCGCGCGAAGCGAGTCCGAGCATGCGCGCCTGGCGGGGATCCTCGAGGCGTTCATCCCGCTGGACACGACTCCGGATGTCACTCGGCGCGCGGAAGAGTTGCAGCGCCGGCTGTTCGCGGCCGGAGCGGGACGGGCGGCGGGTGCCGTCGATCTTCTGCTTGCGGCGACCGCGCTGGAGTACCGAGCCGTCCTTCTGCACTACGACCAAGACTTCGACCTCTGCCAGGAGGTCGAACCGGCACTGCTGAGCCAGTGGGTGGTTCCGCGGCGCATCAGTGTGCGAAGTGCCGGGTCCCGGTGA